The following are from one region of the Schistocerca cancellata isolate TAMUIC-IGC-003103 chromosome 11, iqSchCanc2.1, whole genome shotgun sequence genome:
- the LOC126108593 gene encoding uncharacterized protein LOC126108593, whose product MATGAEKAYVVLEMISHQSVITVQRHLRTKFSKDPPTANSIPRWYAQFKASGCLCKGKSTGRPAVSEETVERVRASFTRSPRKSTNKANRELNVPQPTVWKILRKRLKQKPYRLQLLQALTPDDKVKRFEFSARLQQLVEEDAFSAKLVFSDEATFFLSGEVNRHNVRIWPVENPHAFVQQIRNSPKVNVFCAISRFKVYGPFFFCEKNVTAHVYLNMLENWLTPQLETDSADFIFQQDGAPPHFHHDVRHFLNRRLENRWIGRGGDHDQQFMSRPPRSPDLTPCDFFLWGYVKDSVFKPPLPRNVPELRARINDAFELIDGDMLRRVWEELDYRLDVCRITKGAHIEHL is encoded by the coding sequence atggcgacaggagccgagaaagcgtatgtcgtgcttgaaatgatctcacatcagtcagtcataacagtgcaacgacacttgaggacgaagttcagcaaagatccaccaactgctaactccattccgcgatggtatgcgcagtttaaagcttctggatgcctctgtaaggggaaatcaacgggtcggcctgcagtgagcgaagaaacggttgaacgcgtgcgggcaagtttcacgcgtagcccgcggaagtcgacgaataaagcaaacagggagctaaacgtaccacagccgacggtttggaaaatcttacggaaaaggctaaagcagaagccttaccgtttacaattgctacaagccctgacacccgatgacaaagtcaaacgctttgaattttcggcgcggttgcaacagctcgtggaagaggatgcgttcagtgcgaaacttgttttcagtgatgaagcaacattttttcttagtggtgaagtgaacagacacaatgtgcgaatctggccggtagagaatcctcacgcattcgtgcagcaaattcgcaattcaccaaaagttaacgtgttttgtgcaatctcacggtttaaagtttacggcccctttttcttctgcgaaaaaaacgttacagcacacgtgtatctgaacatgctggaaaattggctcacgccacaactggagaccgacagcgccgacttcatctttcaacaggatggtgctccaccgcacttccatcacgatgttcggcatttcttaaacaggagattggaaaaccgatggatcggtcgtggtggagatcatgatcagcaattcatgtcacggcctccacgctctcccgacttaaccccatgcgatttctttctgtggggttatgtgaaagattcagtgtttaaacctcctctaccaagaaacgtgccagaactgcgagctcgcatcaacgatgctttcgaactcattgatggggacatgctgcgccgagtgtgggaggaacttgattatcggcttgatgtctgtcgaatcactaaaggggcacatatcgaacatttgtga